A genomic stretch from Streptomyces venezuelae ATCC 10712 includes:
- the nhaA gene encoding Na+/H+ antiporter NhaA, producing the protein MSPPAPTDRKFLGRLSLPERRYLTDALRTETVGGVLLLAAAVAALIWANTPISDSYESVSDFHIGPAALGLDLSIQHWAADGLLAVFFFVAGIELKRELVAGELRDPKAAALPVIAAICGMAVPALVYTLVNVLGDGSTDGWAVPTATDIAFALAVLAVIGTSLPSALRAFLLTLAVVDDLFAILIIAIFFTSDLNFAALGGAVAGLVLFWLLLRKGVRGWYVYVPLALVIWALMYNSGVHATIAGVAMGLMLRCTTREGERHSPGEHIEHLVRPLSAGLAVPLFALFSAGVSVSGGALRDVFTEPVTLGVVLGLVVGKALGIFGGTWLAARFTKAELNPDLAWPDVFAVASLAGIGFTVSLLIGELAFAGDEALTDEVKASVLMGSLIAAVLASVLLKLRVRKYQALVSDEERDDDQDGIPDIYEEDNPAYHLRMAEIYERKAAEHRERAQLAGAPRDGADRPA; encoded by the coding sequence GTGTCCCCGCCCGCACCGACCGACCGCAAGTTCCTCGGCCGTCTCTCCCTGCCCGAGCGGCGCTACCTCACCGACGCCCTCCGCACCGAGACCGTCGGCGGCGTCCTGCTCCTCGCCGCCGCCGTCGCCGCCCTCATCTGGGCCAACACCCCGATCAGCGACAGCTACGAATCGGTCAGCGACTTCCACATAGGCCCCGCCGCCCTCGGCCTCGACCTGTCGATCCAGCACTGGGCCGCCGACGGCCTCCTCGCGGTCTTCTTCTTCGTCGCCGGCATCGAGCTCAAGCGCGAGCTCGTCGCGGGCGAGCTGCGCGACCCCAAGGCCGCCGCGCTGCCCGTGATCGCCGCGATCTGCGGCATGGCCGTACCCGCCCTCGTCTACACCCTGGTCAACGTCCTCGGCGACGGCTCGACGGACGGCTGGGCCGTCCCCACCGCCACCGACATCGCCTTCGCGCTCGCCGTCCTCGCCGTCATCGGCACGTCACTGCCCTCCGCGCTGCGCGCCTTCCTGCTCACCCTCGCCGTCGTCGACGACCTCTTCGCGATCCTGATCATCGCGATCTTCTTCACCAGCGACCTGAACTTCGCCGCCCTCGGCGGGGCCGTCGCCGGACTCGTCCTCTTCTGGCTGCTGCTCCGCAAGGGCGTCCGCGGCTGGTACGTGTACGTCCCGCTGGCCCTGGTCATCTGGGCCCTCATGTACAACAGCGGCGTCCACGCCACCATCGCCGGTGTCGCCATGGGCCTGATGCTCCGCTGCACCACCCGCGAAGGCGAGCGGCACTCCCCCGGCGAGCACATCGAGCACCTCGTCCGCCCGCTCTCGGCCGGCCTCGCCGTCCCGCTGTTCGCGCTGTTCTCGGCCGGGGTGAGCGTCTCCGGCGGCGCGCTCCGCGACGTCTTCACCGAGCCCGTCACCCTCGGCGTCGTCCTGGGCCTCGTCGTCGGCAAGGCGCTCGGCATCTTCGGCGGCACCTGGCTCGCCGCCCGCTTCACCAAGGCGGAGCTCAACCCGGACCTGGCCTGGCCGGACGTGTTCGCCGTCGCCTCGCTCGCCGGGATCGGCTTCACCGTCTCGCTGCTCATCGGCGAACTGGCCTTCGCGGGCGACGAGGCCCTCACGGACGAGGTGAAGGCCTCGGTGCTCATGGGCTCGCTCATCGCGGCCGTCCTCGCCTCCGTCCTGCTGAAGCTCCGGGTCCGCAAGTACCAGGCGCTGGTCTCCGACGAGGAGCGCGACGACGACCAGGACGGCATCCCGGACATCTACGAGGAGGACAACCCGGCGTACCACCTGCGGATGGCCGAGATCTACGAGCGGAAGGCCGCCGAACACCGGGAGCGCGCCCAACTGGCGGGGGCACCGCGCGACGGGGCCGACCGTCCGGCATGA
- a CDS encoding phage holin family protein encodes MSDPFDGTERSLGQLVASATAEMSALVHDEIALAKAELRQDVKRGALGSIMGIGALVVLLFSLPMLSFALAYAINTWTGGHNGNGGWNLVWCFLLSFAFNVLLAGLLGAIAVAKFKKVKPPEKSIASAKQTAAIMQNAKPHPRPEQRPALEKAAAVARSSV; translated from the coding sequence ATGAGCGACCCGTTCGACGGCACCGAGCGCAGCCTCGGCCAGCTGGTCGCCTCGGCGACCGCCGAGATGTCCGCGCTGGTGCACGATGAGATCGCCCTGGCCAAGGCCGAACTGCGACAGGACGTCAAGCGCGGCGCGCTCGGCAGCATCATGGGCATCGGTGCCCTCGTGGTGCTGCTGTTCTCGCTGCCGATGCTGAGCTTCGCACTCGCGTACGCCATCAACACCTGGACCGGCGGGCACAACGGCAACGGCGGCTGGAACCTCGTCTGGTGCTTCCTGCTGTCCTTCGCCTTCAACGTGCTGCTCGCGGGCCTCCTGGGGGCCATCGCGGTCGCCAAGTTCAAGAAGGTCAAGCCGCCGGAGAAGTCCATCGCCTCCGCCAAGCAGACCGCGGCGATCATGCAGAACGCGAAGCCGCACCCCCGTCCGGAGCAGCGCCCGGCGCTGGAGAAGGCCGCCGCTGTGGCACGCTCATCGGTATGA
- a CDS encoding alpha/beta fold hydrolase → MTLPESSNGGPVRLDGPWTHRDVAANGARFHIAEMGDGPLVLLLHGFPQFWWTWRHQLPVLAEAGFRAVAMDLRGVGGSDRTPRGYDPANLALDVTGVIRSLGEPDAALVGHDLGGYLAWTAAVMRPKLVRRLVVSSMPHPRRWRSAMLSDFAQSRAGSHIWGFQRPWLPERQLVADEAALVGELIEDWSGPRPASEDAAIDVYRRAMLVPSTAHCSIEPYRWMVRSLARPDGIQFNRRMKRPVRVPTLHLHGSLDPVMRTRSAAGSGQYVEAPYRWRLFDGLGHFPHEEDPVAFSTELVNWLKDPEPDR, encoded by the coding sequence ATGACCCTCCCCGAGAGCAGCAACGGCGGGCCCGTCCGGCTCGACGGGCCGTGGACCCATCGCGACGTGGCGGCCAACGGCGCCCGCTTCCACATCGCCGAGATGGGCGACGGCCCGCTCGTGCTGCTCCTGCACGGCTTCCCGCAGTTCTGGTGGACCTGGCGCCATCAGCTGCCGGTCCTCGCCGAGGCCGGGTTCCGGGCCGTCGCGATGGACCTGCGCGGGGTCGGCGGCAGCGACCGCACGCCGCGGGGTTACGACCCCGCCAACCTGGCCCTCGACGTCACCGGCGTGATCCGCTCCCTGGGCGAGCCCGACGCGGCGCTCGTCGGACACGACCTGGGCGGCTACCTCGCCTGGACGGCGGCCGTGATGCGGCCCAAGCTGGTCCGCCGGCTGGTGGTCTCCTCGATGCCGCACCCGCGCCGCTGGCGCTCGGCGATGCTCTCCGACTTCGCCCAGTCGCGGGCCGGCTCGCACATCTGGGGTTTCCAGCGGCCGTGGCTGCCGGAGCGTCAGCTCGTCGCGGACGAGGCGGCGCTGGTGGGCGAGTTGATCGAGGACTGGTCGGGGCCCCGGCCGGCCTCGGAGGACGCGGCGATCGACGTGTACCGCCGGGCGATGCTGGTTCCGTCGACGGCGCACTGCTCGATCGAGCCGTACCGCTGGATGGTCCGCTCCCTGGCCCGCCCGGACGGCATCCAGTTCAACCGGCGCATGAAGCGGCCGGTGCGGGTTCCGACGCTCCATCTGCACGGCTCCCTCGACCCGGTGATGCGGACCCGGAGCGCGGCGGGCTCGGGCCAGTACGTGGAGGCGCCGTACCGCTGGCGGCTCTTCGACGGTCTGGGCCACTTCCCGCACGAGGAGGACCCGGTGGCCTTCTCCACGGAGCTCGTCAACTGGCTGAAGGACCCCGAGCCCGACCGCTGA
- a CDS encoding MarP family serine protease — protein MNVLDILLLLAAVWFAVIGYRQGFVVGILSVIGFLGGGLAAVLLLPILWNALTDNSDVSTTATVVFVMVVIVSASVGQALTTHLGNKLSRHITWSPARALDATGGALVNVVAMLLVAWLIGSFLANTSIPTVGKQVRNSKVLLGVEQVMPDQASGWFDNFRSILARSGFPPVFSPFTDEPITPVMPPDPALADSPVVARAQRSIVKVVGTAQSCGKVLEGTGFVFADRRIMTNAHVVGGVDEPTVQIGGEGRLYDAKVVLYDWRRDIAVLDVPDLKATPLNFTDDDARSGDDAIVAGFPENGSYDVRSARVRGRINADGPDIYRRGEVRRDVYSLYTTVRQGNSGGPLLTEDGEVYGVIFARSLDDANTGYALTVDEIREDIELGRTAAQQVDTQGCAL, from the coding sequence GTGAACGTGCTCGACATCCTGTTGCTGCTCGCCGCCGTGTGGTTCGCGGTCATCGGTTACCGCCAGGGATTCGTGGTCGGCATCCTCTCCGTGATCGGCTTCCTCGGCGGCGGTCTGGCCGCCGTGCTGCTGCTGCCGATCCTCTGGAACGCGCTGACCGACAACAGCGACGTCTCGACCACGGCGACGGTCGTGTTCGTGATGGTGGTCATCGTCAGCGCCTCGGTCGGCCAGGCCCTCACCACCCACCTCGGCAACAAACTCAGCCGGCACATCACCTGGTCGCCCGCCCGCGCCCTCGACGCCACCGGCGGCGCCCTGGTGAACGTCGTGGCGATGCTGCTCGTGGCCTGGCTGATCGGGTCCTTCCTGGCCAACACCTCGATACCCACCGTCGGCAAGCAGGTGCGCAACTCCAAGGTCCTCCTCGGAGTCGAGCAGGTGATGCCCGATCAGGCGTCCGGCTGGTTCGACAACTTCCGGTCCATCCTGGCCCGCAGCGGCTTCCCGCCGGTCTTCAGCCCCTTCACCGACGAGCCGATCACCCCGGTCATGCCGCCCGACCCCGCGCTCGCCGACAGCCCGGTCGTCGCCCGCGCCCAGCGCTCCATCGTGAAGGTCGTCGGCACCGCGCAGAGCTGCGGCAAGGTCCTCGAAGGCACCGGCTTCGTCTTCGCCGACCGCCGGATCATGACCAACGCCCATGTCGTCGGCGGCGTCGACGAGCCGACCGTCCAGATCGGCGGCGAAGGCAGGCTCTACGACGCCAAGGTCGTCCTCTACGACTGGCGGCGCGACATCGCCGTCCTGGACGTGCCGGACCTCAAGGCCACGCCGCTGAACTTCACCGACGACGACGCCCGCAGCGGGGACGACGCGATCGTCGCCGGATTCCCGGAGAACGGTTCGTACGACGTGCGCTCGGCGCGCGTGCGCGGCCGGATCAACGCGGACGGGCCCGACATCTACCGCCGGGGCGAGGTGCGCAGGGACGTGTACTCGCTGTACACGACGGTCCGCCAGGGCAACTCCGGCGGCCCGCTCCTCACCGAGGACGGCGAGGTGTACGGCGTGATCTTCGCCCGCTCCCTCGACGACGCGAACACCGGCTACGCCCTGACGGTCGACGAGATCCGCGAGGACATCGAGCTCGGCCGGACCGCCGCCCAGCAGGTCGACACCCAGGGCTGCGCCCTGTAG
- a CDS encoding NUDIX hydrolase, with protein MTRTDEEIHGPGTAGLLSRDGLPDWLGPVDRAARTVRPEQLSSFLPPTSGAGRQSAVLVLFGEGERGPELLLMERAGSLRSHAGQPSFPGGALDPEDGDPADGGLLRAALREAREETGLDPAGVQLFGVLPQLYIPVSRFVVTPVLGWWRTPSPVGVVDPGETARVFTVPVADLTDPAHRATTVHPSGHEGPAFLVESALVWGFTAGVIDRLLHYSGWERPWDRSKKVPLDWRS; from the coding sequence ATGACGCGCACTGACGAAGAGATCCACGGACCCGGCACCGCCGGGCTGCTCAGCAGGGACGGCCTGCCGGACTGGCTCGGCCCCGTCGACCGGGCCGCCCGCACGGTCCGGCCCGAGCAGCTGAGCAGCTTCCTGCCGCCCACCAGCGGCGCCGGACGCCAGTCCGCCGTGCTCGTCCTCTTCGGCGAGGGGGAGCGCGGCCCCGAGCTGCTGCTCATGGAGCGCGCCGGCAGCCTGCGCTCGCACGCCGGGCAGCCCTCCTTCCCCGGCGGCGCCCTCGACCCCGAGGACGGCGACCCGGCCGACGGCGGGCTGCTGCGCGCCGCCCTCCGCGAGGCCCGGGAGGAGACCGGCCTCGACCCGGCCGGCGTCCAGCTCTTCGGGGTGCTGCCCCAGCTGTACATCCCGGTCAGCCGCTTCGTCGTCACCCCGGTCCTCGGCTGGTGGCGTACGCCGAGCCCCGTCGGGGTCGTCGACCCCGGCGAGACCGCCCGGGTCTTCACCGTCCCCGTGGCGGATCTCACGGATCCCGCGCACCGCGCGACCACCGTCCACCCGAGCGGCCACGAGGGCCCGGCCTTCCTGGTCGAGTCCGCGCTGGTCTGGGGTTTTACCGCCGGAGTGATCGACCGGCTGCTGCACTACTCCGGCTGGGAGCGACCCTGGGACCGGTCCAAGAAGGTCCCGCTCGACTGGCGCTCATGA
- the nth gene encoding endonuclease III, translating into MKPAKPESRLGMVRRARKINRELAEVYPYAHPELDFRNPFELLVATVLSAQTTDLRVNQTTPALFAKYPTPEDLAAAVPEEVEELIRPTGFFRAKTKSIMGLATALRDDFDGEVPGRLDDLVKLPGVGRKTAFVVLGNAFGVPGITVDTHFMRLARRWKWTESDDPVKIEAEVATIFPKSEWTMLSHRVIFHGRRICHARKPACGACPIAHLCPAYGEGETDPEKAKKLLKYEKGGFPGQRLNPPPDYPGRPAPPLGASEA; encoded by the coding sequence GTGAAGCCCGCCAAGCCCGAGTCGCGGCTCGGGATGGTCCGGCGGGCGCGCAAGATCAACCGCGAGCTCGCCGAGGTCTACCCGTACGCCCATCCGGAGCTCGACTTCCGCAACCCCTTCGAGCTGCTCGTCGCCACGGTCCTCTCCGCGCAGACCACCGACCTGCGGGTCAACCAGACCACCCCGGCCCTCTTCGCGAAGTACCCCACGCCCGAGGACCTTGCCGCCGCCGTGCCCGAAGAGGTCGAGGAGCTCATCCGCCCCACCGGCTTCTTCCGCGCCAAGACCAAGTCGATCATGGGCCTCGCCACCGCCCTCAGGGACGACTTCGACGGCGAGGTCCCCGGCCGCCTCGACGACCTCGTCAAGCTCCCCGGAGTCGGCCGCAAGACCGCCTTCGTCGTCCTCGGCAACGCCTTCGGAGTCCCCGGGATCACCGTCGACACCCACTTCATGCGCCTCGCCCGGCGCTGGAAGTGGACCGAGTCCGACGACCCCGTGAAGATCGAGGCCGAGGTCGCCACGATCTTCCCGAAGAGCGAGTGGACGATGCTCTCGCACCGGGTCATCTTCCACGGCCGCCGCATCTGCCACGCCCGCAAGCCGGCGTGCGGCGCCTGCCCCATCGCCCACCTCTGCCCCGCGTACGGGGAGGGCGAGACCGACCCCGAGAAGGCGAAGAAGCTGCTCAAGTACGAGAAGGGCGGCTTCCCCGGCCAGCGGCTCAACCCGCCGCCCGACTACCCGGGCCGCCCCGCGCCCCCGCTGGGCGCGAGCGAGGCCTGA
- a CDS encoding Crp/Fnr family transcriptional regulator encodes MDDVLRRAPLFAALDDEQAAELRASMSEATLARGDALFHEGDPGDRLYVVTEGKVKLHRTSPDGRENMLAVLGPGELIGELSLFDPGPRTATATALTEVKLLGLGHGDLQPWLNARPEVATALLRAVARRLRKTNDQMSDLVFSDVPGRVARALLDLSRRFGVQSEEGIHVVHDLTQEELAQLVGASRETVNKALADFAQRGWLRLEARAVILLDVERLAKRSR; translated from the coding sequence GTGGACGACGTTCTGCGGCGCGCCCCGCTCTTCGCGGCGCTCGATGACGAGCAGGCTGCCGAGCTGCGCGCCTCGATGAGTGAGGCGACGCTCGCCCGTGGCGACGCGCTCTTCCACGAGGGCGACCCCGGCGACCGCCTGTACGTGGTCACCGAGGGCAAGGTGAAGCTGCACCGCACCTCCCCCGACGGCCGCGAGAACATGCTGGCCGTCCTCGGCCCCGGCGAGCTGATCGGCGAGCTGTCGCTCTTCGACCCGGGCCCGCGCACCGCGACCGCGACCGCGCTGACCGAGGTCAAGCTGCTCGGCCTCGGCCACGGCGACCTCCAGCCCTGGCTGAACGCCCGCCCGGAGGTGGCCACCGCGCTGCTTCGCGCCGTCGCCCGCCGTCTGCGCAAGACCAACGACCAGATGTCCGACCTGGTCTTCTCCGACGTTCCGGGCCGTGTCGCCCGCGCGCTCCTCGACCTGTCGCGCCGCTTCGGCGTGCAGTCGGAGGAGGGCATCCACGTCGTCCACGACCTCACCCAGGAGGAGCTGGCCCAGCTGGTCGGCGCCTCCCGCGAGACGGTCAACAAGGCGCTCGCCGACTTCGCCCAGCGCGGCTGGCTGCGCCTGGAGGCCCGCGCGGTGATCCTGCTGGACGTGGAGCGCCTCGCGAAGCGCTCGCGCTAG
- a CDS encoding prohibitin family protein, giving the protein MFVIAILLVIAAVVLYFVGRANDSKGLKFGALGAVLAGLFSLIVSMTYVISAYEVGVPVAFGKVGSPMTSGMHVKSPFTDVTTFSTRPVDLNLSDKDVVEVRSSQGGVMYVEVTVKWAVVPTKAVELYKLAGSEDTVQQRLVYPDSREIVRNVFARYTSEQGYASDREKINAEIGTLIKERLAPRGIDVTTVNLRNVKPSDALQGQIDRKIQQQQATERATEAARTAKAEADRRRIEAEGIARANKILNESLTDKVLMNQCIDAFKEAAAKNAVYAVPCGNGSSAPVIVDGSKR; this is encoded by the coding sequence GTGTTCGTCATCGCCATCCTGCTGGTCATAGCCGCAGTGGTGCTCTACTTCGTCGGTCGCGCCAACGACTCCAAGGGGCTGAAGTTCGGCGCCCTCGGCGCGGTCCTGGCCGGCCTGTTCTCGTTGATCGTGAGCATGACGTACGTGATCAGCGCGTACGAGGTCGGCGTACCGGTCGCGTTCGGCAAGGTCGGCTCGCCCATGACCTCGGGCATGCACGTGAAGTCGCCGTTCACCGACGTCACCACCTTCTCCACCCGCCCCGTCGACCTCAACCTCTCCGACAAGGACGTGGTCGAGGTCCGCTCCTCGCAGGGCGGTGTCATGTACGTCGAGGTGACGGTGAAGTGGGCCGTCGTCCCGACCAAGGCCGTGGAGCTCTACAAGCTCGCGGGCAGCGAGGACACCGTCCAGCAGCGGCTCGTCTACCCCGACAGCCGCGAGATCGTCCGTAACGTCTTCGCCCGCTACACCAGCGAGCAGGGCTACGCCTCGGACCGCGAGAAGATCAACGCCGAGATCGGCACCCTGATCAAGGAGCGGCTGGCCCCGCGCGGCATCGACGTGACCACGGTCAACCTGCGCAACGTGAAGCCCTCGGACGCCCTCCAGGGCCAGATCGACCGCAAGATCCAGCAGCAGCAGGCCACCGAGCGGGCCACCGAGGCCGCCCGTACCGCCAAGGCCGAGGCCGACCGGCGCCGGATCGAGGCGGAGGGCATCGCCCGCGCCAACAAGATCCTCAACGAGTCGCTGACCGACAAGGTCCTGATGAACCAGTGCATCGACGCCTTCAAGGAGGCGGCGGCGAAGAACGCGGTCTACGCCGTGCCCTGCGGGAACGGTTCCTCCGCACCGGTGATCGTGGACGGCTCCAAGCGCTGA
- a CDS encoding MBL fold metallo-hydrolase, producing MSDAAALPGQPRGLVVSGPATDRAVNVLAPNPSAMTLDGTNTWLLSEPGSELAVAVDPGPLDEGHLRHVIDTAAKLGKRVALTLLTHGHPDHAEGAARFAELTGTAVRALDPALRLGDEGLGAGDVVTVGGLELRVVPTPGHTSDSLSFHLPADRAVLTGDTILGRGTTMVAHPDGRLGDYLDSLRRLRSLTVDDGVHTVLPGHGPVLEDAQGAVEFYLAHRASRLAQVETAVENGHRTAAEVVAHVYADVDRSLWPAAELSVRAQLEYLRERGLV from the coding sequence ATGAGCGACGCCGCCGCTCTGCCCGGGCAGCCGCGCGGACTCGTGGTCTCGGGGCCCGCGACCGACCGCGCGGTGAACGTCCTCGCGCCCAACCCGTCCGCGATGACCCTCGACGGCACCAACACCTGGCTCCTCTCCGAGCCCGGCTCCGAGCTGGCCGTCGCCGTCGACCCGGGCCCGCTCGACGAGGGGCATCTGCGGCACGTGATCGACACCGCCGCGAAGCTCGGCAAGCGGGTCGCGCTCACCCTGCTCACCCACGGCCACCCGGACCACGCGGAGGGCGCCGCCCGTTTCGCGGAGCTGACCGGGACGGCCGTACGGGCCCTGGATCCGGCGCTGCGGCTGGGCGACGAGGGGCTCGGCGCGGGGGACGTGGTGACGGTCGGCGGTCTGGAGCTGCGGGTGGTCCCGACGCCCGGCCACACCTCGGACTCGCTCTCCTTCCACCTGCCGGCCGACCGCGCGGTGCTGACCGGGGACACGATCCTGGGGCGCGGGACGACGATGGTCGCCCATCCGGACGGGCGCCTCGGCGACTACCTGGACTCGCTGCGGCGGCTGCGCTCGCTGACGGTCGACGACGGGGTGCACACGGTGCTGCCGGGGCACGGGCCGGTCCTGGAGGACGCGCAGGGGGCCGTGGAGTTCTATCTGGCGCACCGGGCGAGCCGGCTCGCCCAGGTCGAGACGGCGGTCGAGAACGGCCACCGGACGGCCGCGGAGGTCGTCGCCCATGTGTACGCGGACGTGGACCGCTCGCTGTGGCCGGCCGCCGAGCTGTCCGTGAGGGCGCAGCTGGAGTACCTGAGGGAGCGGGGCCTGGTGTAG
- a CDS encoding NUDIX hydrolase, with protein sequence MSNGQPKQSNGQWYPPEWPDRIRALAAGELTPVTPRRAATVLLLRDGDTGAGPEVHMLRRRTSMAFAGGAYAYPGGGVDPRDEHPVRWAGPSRETWADRLGLDDPAQAQAVVCAAVRETYEEAGVLLAGETGDEVVGDTTGEDWERDREALVARELSFADFLDRRGLVLRSDLLGAWARWITPEFEQRRYDTWFFVAALPAGQRTRNASTEADRTVWIRPAEAAAGYDRGELTMMPPTISTLRTLEGYGTAAEALAGAREQDMTPVLARARLDGDELVLSWPGHEEFTKIIPMGGAR encoded by the coding sequence ATGTCGAATGGTCAGCCGAAGCAGTCGAACGGTCAGTGGTACCCGCCGGAGTGGCCCGACCGCATCCGCGCCCTCGCCGCCGGTGAGCTCACCCCCGTGACGCCCCGCCGCGCCGCCACCGTGCTGCTGCTGCGGGACGGCGACACCGGGGCCGGGCCAGAGGTGCACATGCTGCGCCGCCGCACCTCGATGGCCTTCGCGGGCGGCGCGTACGCCTATCCCGGCGGCGGGGTCGACCCCCGTGACGAGCACCCGGTGCGCTGGGCGGGGCCCTCCCGCGAGACCTGGGCCGACCGGCTTGGCCTCGACGACCCCGCGCAGGCCCAGGCCGTGGTCTGCGCCGCCGTACGCGAGACGTACGAGGAGGCGGGCGTCCTGCTGGCCGGGGAGACCGGTGACGAGGTCGTCGGGGACACGACGGGCGAGGACTGGGAGCGGGACCGGGAGGCGCTCGTCGCCCGGGAGCTGTCCTTCGCCGACTTCCTGGACCGGCGCGGCCTGGTGCTGCGCTCCGACCTGCTCGGCGCGTGGGCCCGCTGGATCACCCCGGAGTTCGAGCAGCGCCGGTACGACACCTGGTTCTTCGTGGCCGCGCTGCCGGCCGGTCAGCGCACCCGGAACGCCTCGACGGAGGCCGACCGCACGGTGTGGATCCGCCCGGCGGAAGCCGCCGCCGGCTACGACCGGGGGGAGCTGACGATGATGCCGCCGACGATCTCGACCCTGCGGACCCTGGAGGGGTACGGCACGGCCGCCGAGGCGCTCGCGGGGGCGCGGGAGCAGGACATGACGCCCGTCCTCGCGCGGGCGCGTCTCGACGGCGACGAGCTGGTCCTGAGCTGGCCGGGCCACGAGGAGTTCACCAAGATCATTCCGATGGGAGGCGCCCGATGA
- a CDS encoding RidA family protein: MSGAVEAKLAELGLTLPAVVPPLAAYQPAVQSGVYVYTSGQLPMVGGELQLTGKVGGEVTAEEAKKLAATCALNALAAVKSVAGDLDRIKRVVKVVGFVASAPDFTGQPGVINGASELLGAVLGDKGVHARSAVGVTVLPLDAPVEVEVQVELVEA, translated from the coding sequence GTGAGCGGGGCCGTCGAGGCGAAGCTCGCCGAGCTCGGCCTGACCCTGCCGGCCGTCGTGCCGCCGCTGGCCGCGTACCAGCCGGCCGTGCAGTCGGGCGTGTACGTCTACACCTCGGGCCAGCTCCCGATGGTGGGCGGCGAGCTCCAGCTGACCGGCAAGGTCGGCGGCGAGGTCACCGCGGAGGAGGCCAAGAAGCTCGCGGCCACCTGCGCGCTGAACGCGCTCGCGGCCGTGAAGTCGGTCGCCGGTGACCTGGACCGGATCAAGCGGGTCGTGAAGGTCGTCGGCTTCGTCGCCTCCGCCCCCGACTTCACCGGGCAGCCGGGCGTCATCAACGGCGCCAGCGAGCTGCTCGGCGCGGTCCTCGGCGACAAGGGCGTGCACGCCCGCAGCGCCGTCGGCGTGACCGTGCTGCCGCTCGACGCGCCGGTCGAGGTCGAGGTCCAGGTGGAGCTGGTCGAGGCCTGA
- a CDS encoding DUF4177 domain-containing protein, whose amino-acid sequence MTKWEYVTVPLLVHATKQILDTWGEDGWELVQVVPGPNNPEQLVAYLKRAKS is encoded by the coding sequence ATGACCAAGTGGGAGTACGTCACGGTGCCGCTTCTGGTGCACGCGACCAAGCAGATTCTGGACACCTGGGGCGAGGACGGCTGGGAGCTCGTCCAGGTCGTGCCCGGGCCGAACAACCCCGAGCAGCTCGTGGCCTACCTGAAGCGGGCCAAGTCGTGA
- a CDS encoding ArsA family ATPase, producing the protein MSRLQVVSGKGGTGKTTVAAALALALATEGKRTLLVEVEGRQGIAQLFETEALPYEERKIAVAPGGGEVYALAIDAERALLDYLQMFYKLGGAGRALKKLGAIDFATTIAPGVRDVLLTGKACEAVRRREKHGGHTYDHVVMDAPPTGRITRFLNVNDEVAGLARIGPIHNQAQAVMRVLKSPETAVHLVTLLEEMPVQETADGIAELRAAELPVGRVVVNMVRPHVLDEAAVRAASGDHRDAIARTLASVGVAGGTTLVEPLLDQAVEHARRVELERAQRAVLDGLGVPAYELPFLGDGADIAGLYRLAKRLRKQGVGA; encoded by the coding sequence GTGAGCAGGCTCCAGGTCGTCAGCGGCAAGGGCGGTACCGGTAAGACGACGGTCGCCGCCGCCCTCGCGCTCGCCCTCGCGACGGAGGGCAAGCGGACCCTCCTCGTCGAGGTCGAAGGCAGACAGGGCATCGCACAGCTCTTCGAGACGGAGGCGCTTCCGTACGAGGAGCGCAAGATCGCCGTCGCGCCGGGCGGCGGGGAGGTGTACGCGCTGGCGATCGACGCCGAGCGCGCGCTCCTCGACTACCTCCAGATGTTCTACAAACTGGGCGGGGCGGGGCGGGCCCTGAAGAAGCTCGGCGCGATCGACTTCGCGACGACGATAGCGCCGGGGGTACGGGACGTCCTGCTGACCGGCAAGGCGTGCGAGGCGGTCCGGCGGCGCGAGAAGCACGGCGGCCACACGTACGACCACGTGGTCATGGACGCGCCCCCGACCGGCCGCATCACCCGCTTCCTCAACGTGAACGACGAGGTGGCGGGCCTGGCCAGGATCGGCCCGATACACAATCAGGCGCAGGCCGTCATGCGGGTCCTCAAGTCCCCCGAGACGGCGGTCCATCTGGTGACCCTCCTGGAGGAGATGCCCGTCCAGGAGACCGCGGACGGCATCGCGGAGCTCCGCGCGGCCGAACTGCCGGTGGGCAGGGTCGTGGTGAACATGGTGCGGCCGCACGTCCTCGACGAGGCGGCGGTACGGGCCGCCTCCGGCGACCACCGGGACGCCATCGCGCGGACGCTCGCCTCGGTCGGCGTCGCGGGGGGCACGACGCTCGTCGAGCCGCTCCTCGACCAGGCGGTCGAGCACGCCCGGCGGGTGGAGCTCGAGCGGGCGCAGCGGGCGGTGCTGGACGGCCTCGGCGTCCCCGCGTACGAGCTCCCGTTCCTGGGCGACGGGGCGGACATCGCGGGGCTCTACCGGCTGGCGAAGCGACTGCGGAAGCAAGGGGTGGGTGCGTGA